The following coding sequences are from one Humulus lupulus chromosome X, drHumLupu1.1, whole genome shotgun sequence window:
- the LOC133805522 gene encoding uncharacterized protein LOC133805522 — MDFQGMKRKELQALCKTHGIPANLTNREMADRLNLLLKEGETSVPEGLCEIDSEVHSVVVGKKVKKVTFSPENETFVFVGTDVDSNSDSDYSSRPKKGNSRKRRSTSKNVVVKMNVKENPVRVTRARAQSDVEEDLKAVSLAVAGRKRGRKGKETVDVCDKPAPVVDDSTGRDEPKKEEGVRQLRGRNVVIEADGNGEEGDVAVPSKKKSLGGSKKTRGGKGSNGFLSADVTLEENLIAEAANPQKIMKRSHLNESKDEDSNALSQDLGKTDVGIRTRRSKTQMIVAKDEGSNALTEDLGKAVVEGRTRRSKTQMNVAKDEGSNGLTEDLGKADVEGRTRRSKIQRNVAKDEDSNALTKDLGNADVGVRTRRTRTQINENDFAETKNECQNVLQLEEPLKGPARRTKTQRKVVVDEGSKALTDDLAKAGVEGRTRRSRAQINGNGVFEETKKSCQDVLQLEEPSKGLGRNSLRRKSVAGKKGRVASETFAGESIEHGPMLNMEPSKRSKKTKVDDVPKIEPNGDTVKQLLPDGPSRRTRRNTILFSSAASTTTDEQLTTRETAGRVNLSIEEPLERCANVAAKPARKSTRDASSQILTEISDKLGEVARKYGQEKKTQELVLNEQSLVIAHEPVNTSKGKIVELVELTTAVLKKNKQHEERKQGDGLFSNDALPLKEPPVIDDESINALPLMESPVIDDGSNNALPPKQGDGLFSNDALPLKEPPVIDDESINALPLMESPVIDDGSNNALPLKEPPVIDDESNNALPLKESPVIDDELAVVEASISRNEPGFVEVSAVNDELVDVSRSLVVDISPNLVVDLALSMESQVSASVVDNSAAEHVVNGNENNTAEEGKEKFLEKIVESDMEDQSLNASGDPGDYKLVLTEYPNNEHLDSTVNDLSPIYDEDSEGGYKSMNQGSDEVDNQSAENDKANNIQEDQYLADLNPNENLEPIQDHVNDSQEEKVGTIIGTTCLECNIEQGVLKEEVEPGFLPHFPLEKLPEGRECESPSAINEIASIKEESNEDGQIQQPYLGELDNHKDVASELNRDPSFSAHDLISMADQVNVEDEREELGGKKCESPSNSNEEAHTTCEVIKEESNDVASDFSRDPSVSSHDFIPTADQVNLEEKIDKLEGKKCQSSINLNEMAPLSCEVIKEVSNEVMHTVQEIQQPHSELDNHVALELDTGASPAAQNLMFENDKVEVEVKLEELQEEQKCGSPKGCPSSVLNVYSSHGDEYRSHNSSGDTVYTTDEEAEIEDSGNGATNGKNQENDAATSEFYQARANYHDAAAKDFALVTDVDCKIEEAVENSQNVDWFTPLPDNTTSELPVQSSEITDLEINLDLADEVLVEANLEGEYDEKRNEVEEILAMTEQVDETSELQVQSSETTASETIMGLGVGEKEGVERSFEVLVEANLEEYDEKHCEVEENLAMNEQVDETSELQVQSSEIAASETIMDLGDSEKEGVERSYEALVEANLEGEDDEKRNEVEENLAMNEQIDETSELQVQSSEITASETIMDLGDGEKEGVERSYEALVEANLEGEDDEKRNEVEENLAMNEQVDESSELHVQPSEITASETIMGLGVEGSYEVHVEANLEGGYDEKHKEIEEKLTMNEQVEEVSERQLGEHGHHTSPAVSEELISEDSGNPNEREDAFAIIQEYLDNEVHMDLVHEESEPGVAENKGCESGAVEGAETSGVAEQNMLKDGGEEDKEAYAETTLNEDLALGATASDINDNLVEDEVQAQNDSGPDSILINSRDIKVVSTDEACDESLDQRIDFDSIQDSTKLAGASPISPQKFEDDCGCNEKIIADIKTLAETTIDITLTVGEESPCHVYRNLVTDSVEVVEANTDRGSDLKNVNLSIKGNEEFGTDRTASRYHRTTLEGDETDDVCLGLSNLFSSNSRKIDSEKTWDMHDLHCTENVESSSASKDTDALEELSTLKTEKDRRGSGICLDLHNLFSSNDSKISSEEVYVEVLENVEVSFGGSKDSADVEEILAPERDDQQCLDDCSDTAQFSQLMQLTPQENKALECKTFECDNLMGEASEEVKNGEDTVVSISKVSASVVEVKIQNESHFAALHEPINENERSKQSVITQCLDLDICNAESFEFKESTEIIGSITAFTNTGGEDINSVDVSDRSVDMVETREVIEDVSEGNMTAASDEPSSENGGSAEKGLFSAELGADGLKQVENENVAEGVIDASEDMVDTAELSNESETQATSSYAAASDEPSSENGGSVEKGIFSAELGADGLKQVENENVAEGVNDVSEDLIDTAELSNVSETQATSSYAAALDEPIIENGGSVEKGIFSAELGADENENVAEGVNDASGDMVDTAELSNVSETQATSSYAAALDEPIIENNVTEEKCNIGFEHDEDESAVFESSIEADEVDGFSSAASFKPTTEGNRNYSKQVEICVNKGGDSELKGTNVDQFSSALRNVSSKSRLLKLESLQETGKEGTSDSAIPKNNIFSIPATPKNQKNFHDMKENMPSSKREHFSLTASKRSQKRRPLENLPNM; from the exons ATGGATTTTCAGGGAATGAAGAGGAAGGAGCTTCAAGCTTTGTGCAAGACTCATGGAATTCCAGCTAATTTGACCAACCGTGAAATGGCAGATCGGCTCAATCTGCTTCTCAAG GAAGGTGAAACTTCTGTACCAGAGGGTTTGTGCGAAATTGATAGTGAAGTTCATTCTGTGGTTGTTGGAAAGAAGGTGAAGAAAGTGACGTTTAGTCCTGAAAATGAGACATTTGTGTTTGTGGGTACGGATGTAGACTCGAACTCGGATTCTGATTACAGTTCCAGACCGAAGAAGGGGAATTCGAGGAAGAGGAGGTCAACGAGTAAGAATGTTGTAGTGAAGATGAACGTTAAGGAAAACCCAGTTAGAGTAACAAGAGCTAGAGCGCAGAGTGATGTTGAAGAAGATTTGAAGGCAGTTTCTTTGGCTGTTGCTGGGAGAAAGAGAGGTAGAAAAGGAAAGGAAACTGTTGATGTTTGTGATAAGCCGGCTCCGGTTGTTGATGATTCTACTGGACGTGATGAACCGAAGAAAGAAGAGGGTGTTCGGCAGTTGAGAGGTAGAAATGTGGTGATTGAAGCTGATGGGAATGGAGAAGAAGGAGATGTAGCCGTTCCAAGCAAGAAAAAATCGCTTGGAGGTTCCAAGAAGACGAGGGGTGGTAAAGGCAGTAATGGGTTTCTTTCAGCGGATGTAACTTTAGAAGAGAATCTCATTGCAGAGGCAGCCAATCCCCAAAAAATAATGAAACGTTCGCACCTGAACGAGTCAAAGGATGAAGACTCTAATGCTTTGAGCCAAGATTTGGGTAAAACTGATGTTGGGATTCGGACTAGAAGGTCTAAGACTCAGATGATTGTGGCTAAGGATGAAGGCTCTAATGCCTTGACTGAGGATTTGGGGAAAGCGGTTGTTGAGGGTAGGACAAGAAGGTCTAAGACTCAGATGAATGTGGCTAAGGATGAAGGCTCTAATGGTTTGACTGAGGATTTGGGGAAAGCTGATGTCGAGGGTAGGACCAGAAGGTCTAAGATTCAGAGGAATGTTGCAAAAGATGAAGACTCTAATGCCTTGACTAAGGATTTGGGGAATGCTGATGTTGGGGTCAGGACCAGAAGGACCAGGACTCAGATTAACGAGAATGATTTTGCAGAAACAAAGAACGAATGTCAAAATGTTCTTCAACTTGAAGAACCTTTGAAGGGTCCAGCCAGAAGAACTAAGACGCAAAGGAAGGTGGTAGTGGATGAAGGCTCTAAGGCTTTGACTGATGATTTAGCGAAAGCTGGTGTTGAGGGCAGGACCAGAAGGTCTAGGGCTCAGATTAATGGGAATGGTGTTTTTGAAGAAACAAAGAAAAGTTGTCAAGATGTTCTCCAACTGGAAGAACCTTCGAAGGGTTTAGGCAGAAACTCACTGAGGAGGAAGTCTGTTGCTGGCAAGAAGGGAAGGGTGGCAAGTGAAACTTTTGCTGGTGAATCTATTGAACATGGACCAATGTTGAATATGGAACCCAGTAAAAGATCAAAGAAAACAAAAGTGGATGATGTTCCTAAAATTGAGCCTAATGGTGATACTGTGAAGCAATTATTACCTGATGGCCCCTCAAGAAGGACCAGGCGAAATACTATATTGTTTAGTTCTGCTGCTAGTACTACTACCGATGAGCAGTTGACAACTCGTGAGACTGCTGGAAGGGTGAATTTATCAATTGAAGAACCATTAGAAAGATGTGCTAATGTTGCAGCTAAGCCTGCAAGGAAGTCTACTCGTGATGCTTCTAGTCAGATTTTAACTGAAATATCTGACAAATTGGGAGAAGTTGCTAGGAAGTATGGGCAAGAAAAGAAAACTCAGGAGCTGGTGTTGAACGAACAAAGTTTAGTGATTGCTCATGAACCTGTAAATACTTCCAAAGGAAAAATTGTTGAACTTGTGGAATTGACAACAGCAGTTCTAAAAAAGAATAAGCAGCATGAAGAGAGGAAGCAAGGGGATGGTTTGTTTTCAAATGATGCTTtgcccctcaaggagccacctgTGATTGATGATGAGTCAATTAATGCTTTGCCCCTCATGGAATCACCTGTGATTGATGATGGGTCAAATAATGCTTTGCCCCCCAAGCAAGGGGATGGTTTGTTTTCAAATGATGCTTtgcccctcaaggagccacctgTGATTGATGATGAGTCAATTAATGCTTTGCCCCTCATGGAGTCACCTGTGATTGATGATGGGTCAAATAATGCTTtgcccctcaaggagccaccagTGATTGATGATGAGTCAAATAATGCTTTGCCCCTCAAGGAGTCACCTGTGATTGATGATGAGTTGGCTGTGGTAGAAGCTTCAATAAGCAGAAATGAGCCTGGTTTTGTTGAGGTTTCTGCTGTTAATGATGAATTGGTCGATGTTTCACGAAGTTTAGTCGTTGATATTTCACCAAATCTGGTTGTTGATCTTGCATTGAGTATGGAGAGTCAGGTATCAGCATCTGTAGTTGATAATAGTGCTGCAGAACACGTTGTGAATGGGAATGAAAACAACACAGCAGAAGAAGGCAAAGAAAAGTTTCTGGAAAAGATTGTAGAGAGCGACATGGAAGATCAGTCATTGAATGCAAGTGGCGACCCTGGTGATTATAAATTAGTATTGACAGAATATCCAAATAATGAGCACTTGGACTCGACAGTTAATGATTTGTCACCTATCTATGATGAAGATTCTGAAG GTGGATATAAAAGCATGAACCAAGGAAGTGATGAAGTAGATAATCAATCTGCTGAGAATGACAAAGCTAATAATATACAAGAGGATCAGTACTTGGCAGATTTGAACCCCAATGAGAACTTAGAACCGATTCAAGATCATGTAAATGATAGTCAAG AAGAGAAGGTAGGGACAATAATTGGTACAACTTGTTTGGAATGTAACATTGAACAAGGTGtgttaaaggaagaagtcgaaccTGGGTTTCTGCCTCATTTTCCCTTGGAGAAGTTGCCAGAGGGAAGAGAGTGTGAATCTCCAAGTGCTATAAATGAGATTGCATCTATAAAGGAGGAATCAAATGAAGATGGACAAATTCAGCAGCCATATCTCGGTGAACTTGACAATCACAAAGATGTTGCTTCGGAGTTGAATAGAGATCCTTCATTTTCTGCTCATGATCTCATCTCCATGGCTGACCAAGTTAATGTAGAAGATGAGCGGGAGGAGTTGGGGGGAAAGAAGTGTGAATCTCCTAGTAACTCAAATGAGGAGGCGCACACAACTTGTGAAGTTATAAAGGAGGAATCGAACGATGTTGCTTCAGATTTTAGTAGAGATCCTTCCGTTTCTTCTCATGATTTCATCCCCACGGCTGACCAAGTTAATTTAGAAGAGAAGATTGACAAGTTGGAGGGAAAGAAGTGTCAATCTTCTATTAACTTAAATGAGATGGCACCCTTATCTTGCGAAGTTATAAAGGAGGTATCAAACGAAGTTATGCATACTGTGCAGGAAATTCAGCAACCTCATAGTGAACTTGACAATCATGTTGCTTTGGAGTTGGATACAGGTGCTTCACCAGCTGCTCAAAATCTCATGTTTGAAAATGACAAAGTTGAGGTAGAAGTTAAGTTAGAGGAGTTGCAAGAGGAACAGAAGTGTGGCAGTCCCAAGGGATGTCCAAGCTCAGTACTGAATGTTTATTCATCTCATG GAGATGAATATAGATCTCATAATTCCAGTGGCGACACAGTTTATACAACAGACGAAGAGGCAGAGATCGAGGACTCAG GAAATGGAGCTACCAATGGCAAAAACCAGGAAAACGATGCAGCCACTTCAGAGTTTTATCAGGCCCGAGCCAATTACCATGATGCTGCAGCAAAGGATTTTGCTTTAGTAACCGACGTTGATTGTAAGATTGAGGAAGCAGTTGAAAACTCACAAAATGTTGATTGGTTTACTCCTTTACCAG ATAATACAACCTCAGAACTTCCTGTTCAGTCTTCAGAGATCACTGATTTAGAAATAAATCTCGATTTAGCAGATGAAGTCCTTGTAGAAGCCAATTTAGAAGGTGAGTATGATGAGAAGCGCAATGAGGTTGAGGAGATTTTGGCAATGACTGAACAAGTTGATGAAACCTCAGAGCTTCAGGTCCAATCTTCAGAGACCACTGCTTCAGAAACAATTATGGGTTTAGGAGTTGGTGAAAAAGAGGGAGTTGAAAGATCTTTTGAAGTCCTTGTAGAAGCCAATTTAGAAGAGTATGATGAGAAGCACTGTGAGGTTGAGGAAAATTTGGCAATGAATGAACAAGTTGATGAAACCTCAGAGCTTCAGGTTCAGTCTTCAGAGATCGCTGCTTCAGAAACAATTATGGATTTAGGAGATAGTGAAAAAGAGGGAGTTGAAAGATCTTATGAAGCCCTTGTAGAAGCCAATTTAGAAGGCGAGGATGATGAGAAGCGCAATGAGGTTGAGGAGAATTTGGCAATGAATGAACAAATTGATGAAACCTCAGAGCTTCAGGTTCAGTCTTCAGAGATCACTGCTTCAGAAACAATTATGGATTTAGGAGATGGTGAGAAAGAGGGAGTTGAAAGATCTTATGAAGCCCTTGTAGAAGCCAATTTAGAAGGCGAGGATGATGAGAAGCGCAATGAGGTTGAGGAGAATTTGGCAATGAATGAACAAGTTGATGAATCCTCAGAGCTTCATGTTCAGCCTTCAGAGATCACTGCTTCAGAAACAATTATGGGTTTAGGAGTTGAAGGATCTTATGAAGTCCATGTAGAAGCCAATTTAGAAGGTGGTTATGATGAGAAGCACAAGGAGATTGAGGAAAAGTTAACAATGAATGAACAAGTTGAAGAAGTTTCTGAAAGACAACTAGGAGAGCATGGACATCATACTTCCCCGGCTGTCTCCGAAGAGCTGATTTCAGAAGATAGTGGAAATCCTAATGAGAGAGAGGATGCATTTGCCATCATCCAAGAGTATTTAGATAACGAGGTCCATATGGATCTTGTGCACGAAGAAAGTGAACCAGGAGTTGCAGAAAATAAGGGATGTGAAAGTGGTGCGGTAGAAGGTGCAGAGACAAGTGGTGTGGCTGAGCAGAATATGCTGAAAGATGGCGGAGAAGAAGATAAAGAAGCTTATGCTGAAACAACACTCAATGAAGATTTAGCTCTGGGTGCTACTGCAAGTGATATCAATGATAACTTGGTTGAAGATGAAGTTCAAGCACAGAATGACAGTGGTCCTGATTCTATATTGATTAATTCACGAGATATCAAAGTAGTTTCAACTGATGAAGCTTGTGACGAGAGCTTGGATCAAAGAATTGATTTTGATAGCATTCAGGATAGTACTAAGTTGGCTGGTGCATCTCCGATTTCACCACAGAAATTTGAGGATGATTGCGGATGCAACGAGAAAATCATTGCAGACATTAAGACATTAGCAGAAACCACAATTGACATAACCTTAACAG TTGGGGAGGAGTCTCCTTGTCATGTGTATAGGAATCTTGTCACAGACAGTGTAGAAGTTGTGGAGGCTAACACTGACAGAG GAAGTGATCTCAAAAATGTGAATTTATCCATAAAAGGAAATGAAGAATTTGGAACTGACCGTACGGCCTCAAGATACCACAGAACTACGTTAGAAGGTGATGAAACAGATGATGTTTGTCTGGGTCTCAGCAATCTTTTCAGCAGCAATAGCAGAAAGATTGATTCCGAAAAAACATGGGACATGCATGATTTGCATTGTACAGAAAATGTGGAATCCTCTAGTGCATCCAAGGACACTGATGCATTGGAAGAACTCTCCACATTGAAGACTGAAAAGG ACCGAAGAGGCAGTGGTATTTGTCTGGATCTCCACAATCTTTTCAGTAGCAATGACAGCAAGATTAGTTCCGAAGAAGTATATGTAGAAGTTCTAGAAAACGTGGAAGTATCTTTTGGTGGATCCAAGGACTCTGCAGATGTGGAAGAAATTCTAGCACCTGAAAGGGATGATCAACAATGCTTGGATGATTGCTCGGATACTGCCCAATTTAGTCAATTAATGCAATTGACACCTCAAG AAAATAAGGCATTGGAGTGCAAAACATTTGAATGTGACAATTTGATGGGTGAAGCTAGTGAGGAGGTGAAAAATGGGGAAGATACTGTAGTTAGTATTTCAAAAGTTTCTGCTTCGGTTGTGGAAGTTAAGATTCAGAATGAAAGTCACTTTGCTGCTTTACATGAGCCCATTAATGAAAATGAGAGATCAAAGCAGTCTGTCATCACCCAATGTCTAGATCTTGATATTTGTAACGCTGAGTCATTTGAGTTTAAGGAATCTACAGAGATTATTGGCAGCATAACAGCTTTTACAAACACTGGTGGTGAAGATATCAACTCTGTAGATGTGAGTGACAGAAGTGTAGATATGGTAGAAACAAGGGAGGTGATCGAAGATGTTTCAGAAGGAAACATGACTGCTGCTTCAGATGAGCCCAGCAGTGAAAATGGAGGATCAGCAGAGAAAG GTTTATTCTCAGCGGAATTGGGTGCTGATGGTCTAAAGCAAGTGGAAAATGAAAATGTTGCTGAAGGCGTAATCGACGCAAGTGAAGACATGGTAGACACGGCAGAGCTGAGTAATGAGTCAGAAACACAGGCAACAAGTTCCTATGCTGCTGCTTCCGATGAGCCCAGCAGTGAAAATGGCGGATCAGTAGAGAAAG GTATATTCTCAGCGGAATTGGGCGCTGATGGTCTAAAGCAAGTGGAAAATGAAAATGTTGCTGAAGGCGTAAACGACGTAAGTGAAGACTTGATAGACACAGCAGAGCTGAGTAATGTGTCAGAAACACAGGCAACAAGTTCCTATGCTGCTGCTTTGGATGAGCCCATCATTGAAAATGGCGGATCAGTAGAGAAAG GTATATTCTCAGCGGAATTGGGTGCTGATGAAAATGAAAATGTTGCTGAAGGTGTAAACGACGCAAGTGGAGACATGGTAGACACAGCAGAGCTGAGTAATGTGTCAGAAACACAGGCAACAAGTTCCTATGCTGCTGCTTTGGATGAGCCCATCATTGAAAATAATGTTACAGAAGAGAAATGTAACATTGGCTTTGAGCACGATGAAGATGAATCTGCTGTGTTTGAGAGTTCTATAGAAGCTGATGAGGTTGATGGCTTTAGTTCTGCTGCTTCATTTAAGCCTACAACAGAAGGTAACAGAAACTATTCAAAGCAAGTGGAAATTTGTGTGAACAAAGGTGGTGACTCGGAACTGAAAGGAACAAATGTGGACCAGTTTTCTTCAGCTCTTAGAAACG TTTCTTCCAAATCAAGGCTACTGAAGTTGGAGTCACTTCAAGAGACTGGCAAGGAGGGCACAAGTGATTCTGCTATACCAAAGAATAACATTTTTTCAATCCCAGCAACTCCAAAGAATCAGAAGAATTTTCATGATATGAAAGAAAACATGCCAAGCTCCAAGAGGGAACATTTCAGCCTTACAGCCTCAAAAAGATCACAAAAGAGAAGGCCTCTAGAGAATTTGCCGAATATGTAG
- the LOC133805355 gene encoding cellulose synthase A catalytic subunit 2 [UDP-forming]-like produces METKGTLIAGSHNRNEFVIINADEVSRVTSVKELSGQICQICGDEIEFTVDGEPFVACNECAFPVCRPCYEYERREGNQACPQCKTRYKRLKGSPRVEGDEEEDDIDDLENEFHIANGGDPNNIAEAMLAARLNVGRGSHVNGSGITTPSEVDSASVAADIPLLTYGQEDTGISSDKHALIIPPFMSRGKRVHPMPFSESGFQPRPMDPKKDLAVYGYGSIAWKDRMEEWRKKQNERLQVVKHEGGHGGDDNGDDPDDADLPKMDEGRQPLSRKLPISSSKINPYRMVILLRIAVVCLFFHYRILHPVTDAYGLWLTSVICEIWFAVSWIFDQFPKWNPIERETYLDRLSLRYEKEGKPSDLACVDVFVSTVDPMKEPPLITANTVLSILSVDYPVDKVACYVSDDGAAMLTFEALSETSEFARKWVPFAKKYKLEPRAPEWYFAQKVDYLKDKVDPTFVRERRAMKRDYEEFKVRINGLVATAKKVPEDGWTMQDGTPWPGNNVRDHPGMIQVFLGQNGVRDLDGNDLPRLVYVSREKRPGFDHHKKAGAMNSLIRVSAIISNAPYILNVDCDHYINNSKALRESMCFMMDPTSGKKICYVQFPQRFDGIDRHDRYSNRNVVFFDINMKGLDGIQGPIYVGTGCVFRRQALYGYDAPAKKKSPMRTCNCWPRWCCMCCGSRKKTKKPKTDKKKTKTKDDTKQIYALENIEEGIEGIDNEKSSLMPQTKFEKKFGQSSVFIASSLMENGGVPKGASSASLLKEAIHVISCGYEDKTEWGKEVGWIYGSVTEDILTGFKMHCHGWRSVYCIPKRPAFKGSAPINLSDRLHQVLRWALGSVEILLSRHCPIWYGYGCGLKHLERFSYINSVVYPLTSIPLLAYCTLPAICLVTGQFIVPEISNYASILFMGLFISIAVTSILEMQWGGVGIHDWWRNEQFWVIGGVSSHLFALFQGLLKVLAGVNTNFTVTSKAADDGEFSELYLFKWTTLLIPPMTLLIINIIGVIVGISDAISNGYDSWGPLFGRLFFAIWVILHLYPFLKGFMGKQNRLPTIIVVWSILLASIFSLLWVRINPFVSKGDIVLEVCGLDCD; encoded by the exons ATGGAGACCAAAGGAACACTCATTGCGGGTTCTCATAATAGGAATGAGTTTGTTATTATCAATGCCGATGAGGTTTCAAGA GTGACTTCTGTCAAAGAACTAAGTGGACAGATTTGCCAGATCTGTGGAGATGAGATAGAGTTCACTGTAGATGGAGAGCCATTTGTTGCTTGCAACGAATGTGCATTTCCTGTTTGCAGACCTTGCTATGAGTatgaaagaagagaaggaaatcAAGCCTGCCCTCAGTGTAAAACCAGATACAAACGTCTCAAAG GGAGTCCTAGAGTGGAAGGTGATGAAGAGGAGGATGATATTGATGATTTGGAGAACGAGTTTCACATTGCTAATGGGGGAGATCCAAACAACATTGCTGAGGCCATGCTTGCTGCTCGCCTCAATGTTGGACGTGGTTCCCATGTCAATGGTTCTGGGATCACCACACCATCAGAGGTGGATTCAGCTTCTGTTGCTGCTGATATCCCTCTCTTGACTTACGGACAAGAG GATACTGGTATCTCTTCTGATAAGCATGCTCTTATCATTCCCCCATTTATGAGTCGAGGAAAACGGGTTCATCCAATGCCATTCAGCGAGTCTGGCT TTCAACCAAGGCCAATGGATCCTAAGAAAGATTTGGCAGTATATGGTTATGGGTCCATTGCGTGGAAGGATCGTATGGAGGAATGGAGGAAGAAGCAGAATGAGAGACTTCAGGTGGTGAAGCATGAAGGAGGACATGGCGGTGACGACAATGGGGATGACCCAGATGATGCTGATTTACCTAA GATGGATGAGGGCAGGCAGCCACTTTCAAGAAAGTTGCCAATCAGTTCAAGCAAGATAAATCCGTATAGAATGGTCATCCTTCTCCGTATTGCGGTTGTTTGCCTCTTTTTTCACTATCGAATTCTTCACCCTGTCACCGATGCATATGGATTATGGTTAACCTCAGTTATATGTGAAATTTGGTTTGCTGTATCATGGATATTTGATCAATTTCCCAAATGGAATCCAATTGAACGTGAAACATATCTTGATCGATTATCATTGAG GTATGAGAAAGAAGGGAAGCCATCTGATTTGGCATGTGTAGACGTATTTGTCAGTACAGTGGATCCTATGAAAGAGCCTCCTCTCATTACTGCAAACACAGTTCTGTCTATCCTCTCTGTAGATTATCCAGTCGACAAGGTTGCATGCTACGTCTCAGATGATGGTGCTGCCATGCTGACCTTTGAAGCCCTCTCAGAAACATCTGAGTTTGCAAGAAAGTGGGTCCCGTTCGCCAAGAAATACAAATTAGAACCCCGAGCTCCTGAGTGGTATTTTGCACAAAAAGTTGATTATCTCAAAGACAAAGTAGATCCAACCTTTGTCAGGGAGCGCCGAGCAATGAAG AGAGATTATGAGGAGTTCAAAGTTCGGATTAACGGATTGGTTGCCACGGCAAAGAAGGTCCCAGAGGATGGCTGGACAATGCAAGATGGAACTCCATGGCCTGGAAACAATGTCAGGGATCACCCTGGCATGATTCAG GTTTTCCTTGGTCAAAATGGTGTTCGGGATTTGGATGGAAATGATTTACCTCGTTTGGTTTATGTGTCTCGTGAAAAGAGGCCAGGTTTTGATCATCACAAGAAGGCTGGTGCCATGAATTCTCTG ATAAGAGTCTCAGCAATCATCTCAAATGCCCCCTATATACTTAATGTCGATTGTGATCACTACATAAACAACAGCAAGGCACTTCGTGAATCCATGTGCTTCATGATGGACCCCACCTCAGGGAAAAAGATCTGTTATGTGCAATTTCCTCAACGATTTGATGGTATTGATCGTCACGACAGATACTCAAATCGTAATGTTGTTTTCTTTGAT ATCAACATGAAAGGTTTAGATGGGATTCAAGGACCAATTTATGTTGGAACTGGGTGTGTGTTCAGAAGGCAAGCACTCTATGGATATGATGCTCCTGCCAAAAAGAAGTCCCCAATGAGAACCTGTAATTGTTGGCCGAGGTGGTGCTGCATGTGTTGTGGATCTAGGAAGAAAACCAAGAAGCCAAAGACTGACAAAAAGAAGACGAAAACCAAGGATGATACAAAGCAGATTTATGCACTAGAAAATATTGAGGAGGGAATAGAAG GAATAGACAATGAAAAATCATCCCTTATGCCCCAAACCAAATTTGAAAAGAAATTCGGTCAGTCAAGTGTATTTATTGCTTCATCACTTATGGAAAATGGCGGTGTTCCCAAGGGTGCATCTTCTGCTTCACTATTAAAAGAAGCCATTCATGTCATTAGTTGTGGATATGAAGACAAGACTGAATGGGGGAAAGAG GTTGGTTGGATATACGGTTCTGTTACAGAGGATATTTTGACTGGGTTCAAGATGCACTGCCATGGATGGAGATCAGTATATTGCATCCCTAAAAGGCCTGCATTTAAAGGTTCTGCTCCTATCAATCTTTCCGATAGGTTGCACCAGGTCCTCCGGTGGGCCCTTGGATCTGTTGAGATATTGTTGAGCAGGCATTGTCCAATATGGTACGGGTACGGGTGTGGCCTAAAGCACTTAGAGCGCTTTTCGTACATAAACTCCGTCGTTTATCCTTTGACATCTATCCCCTTGCTCGCTTATTGTACCTTGCCAGCTATCTGTCTTGTTACTGGGCAGTTTATTGTCCCTGAG ATTAGCAACTATGCCAGTATCCTTTTCATGGGTCTCTTTATTTCCATTGCCGTAACGAGTATTCTCGAGATGCAGTGGGGAGGCGTTGGCATACATGATTGGTGGAGGAATGAGCAATTTTGGGTGATTGGTGGTGTTTCTTCTCATCTTTTTGCTCTCTTCCAGGGTCTGCTTAAGGTTTTGGCTGGTGTTAACACAAACTTCACTGTAACATCCAAAGCCGCAGATGATGGAGAATTCTCAGAGCTCTACCTGTTCAAGTGGACAACTTTGTTGATCCCTCCCATGACTTTGCTTATCATAAACATTATTGGAGTCATTGTTGGAATTTCAGATGCCATCAGCAATGGTTATGATTCATGGGGTCCACTCTTCGGTAGACTCTTTTTCGCCATCTGGGTTATTCTTCATCTCTACCCCTTCCTCAAGGGTTTCATGGGTAAACAAAACAGGCTTCCAACCATCATTGTGGTGTGGTCAATTCTTCTGGCATCAATTTTCTCACTTTTGTGGGTCAGAATCAACCCATTTGTGTCTAAAGGTGATATTGTGTTGGAAGTTTGTGGTTTGGACTGTGACTAA